Below is a window of Scylla paramamosain isolate STU-SP2022 chromosome 14, ASM3559412v1, whole genome shotgun sequence DNA.
gtgtgtgtgtgtgtgtgtgtgtgtgtgtgtgtgtgtgtgtgtgtgtgtgtgtgtgtgtgtgtgtgtgtgtgtgtgtgtgtgtgtgtgtgtgtgtgtgtgtctgtgtgtgtgtgtgtgtgtgtgtgtgtgtgtgtgtgtgtgtgtgtgtgtgtgtgtttcctggaAAAAATTCCTGAAAGTAAAGGTCTTCTCACAGTTCACGATCTTTCCTCGGTTTATTTAACATATTCGTAATTTATATGAACGTATCGAAATAATTCATACATAATGCTAAATCTtatgtttctcttgtttatacacacacacacacacacacacacacacagagagagagagagagagagagagagagagagagagagagagagagagagagagagagagagagattttccagGAAAGATTACTTCATGGATACTGTCACGTTTCTTTCACAACTTATTCACTGAATTTCTGTTTTGTTGAAGTTCATATTTATACCCAaactaatataataataataataataataataataataataataataataataataataataataacgaaggataaaaaaaagtaacataaaaCCTAATTTGTGTATCAACATAAACAAACGTAGTATGGAAACATCACTTCTGCCTACTCTTGATTTTTAAAAAGTAATTAAAGGCAATTTACAAGAGTTTGTACGAGGATGACTTCATTATGTTCTCTGTTCACTTATTATTTGCCTCAGTGTATCAAAAACTGATGTATGATAACAGACAATAATATACCCTCTGACTCCCTATTTATCCAAGTTGCATAATGGTTCGAAAATACCAATCACACTAacttaagagaaagagaacatgacAGCTTTAGACGAAAACGATGATGCAAGAGTCAAGCACCACATGATTTTCTCTTTAAATCTTTACTCTGGTAGTGCAGGAATACGTCACGTCGCCATGTGCTCACCGCTAAGGACACATTCACCACATTCACAGGATTCGTGTTCTGCTCGCCTTCCTGATGCTACCTGCCGTCCGGTCTACATTGTGATTGATTCTCGTGCCCCGTGTGCCGGTCACTGACGCAGAATGGGCAGAGGCGTGTGGGATGGTGTGACCGGGGGGTGGTGGGGGCTGGCACTGCGGTGAGCGCCATTACCTCCTCACCCTCAATGGTTCCTAACGAGGAGCTACTCCAACCGCGTCAGACTCCCGCGACTTTGAGATTATTTGACTCTTATCTCGTTTTTCGCGGGATGTTTTCTTATTGCATTTATCGGTGAAATTATCCGTGTGCTCCGCATTGCTCATGTATTATTCATGTCCCTTACATTCCCTTACACTCTAACTGGAGCGGAAAATTACATCAGAGTTTTGTAttctttgtcttcattcttgtatttttcGTACAATATTTCAATCCTGATAAGGACTGGACGCtaagtttagtttttttgaGGAGAAACCACACTGAAAGACAGTTGAGGTTTGGCAGCGCCGACACCAACACGCGTCTCTAAAACACCTCCGCCACTCACGTTTAGGAAGTGTTCAAAATATCCACGGCCTTCTGATACACACagcttttctttccatctggtGTGTGAGTGATATTAGGACAACGTCAgcatctcccttcttcccatgGATTCGAGCAGCAAGTGCATCTTGTCAGCCGACGACGAGAGTGCTGAGGGGACGCCCACACATGCCACTCACAGAGAGAGCGTGGGAAGCACCTCAGTCGGCGATACTGATCAAGTCACAAAGGATGACAATCTCGCTGACAAAAAGTTAACAGATGAACAAGACCTTTCTTCTGGTAAAAAATCAATTCAAACCACAGATAATCCACCGAACGGCGCACGCTTCAATGCCAGTGGTGTCGCTCGGAAGAGAGACGGTGCCCATAAGCCCAGCCTGAGATTCAAAACAATGCGAGAGCAGAGCACAGGAGGAAGTGAACGCCTCACCAAGAGGGAATCACTGACTACCTTTGTCCTGCCACCGGCTGCCGAGTCTCCTCAGGGCAGAAAGGACTCATCGAGCAGCATTCTATTCTCTCACGACCGCCAGTCCAGAAGAGTCAGAAGGAAGCCTTCCCTCATGAGCCTCACAACCTCACAATCCTCAGAGCCTGGCTTGGTGCGTCAGTTTACTCAGTTTGATGAAACTTCCCTCAGCTCTTCGAGGGTGAAGCGTGACTCCATTGCGAGCTGCACCTCCATACAAGGGACGATCCTGAAGCCCTCCATCATGGCCCAGGGAGAGATGTTCTCCAAGTGTAATAAGCAGAAGCAGTGGCTCATGGCCATCCACGCCTCGGACCCCGACGAGACGCTGCCCATGCTGACGAAACCAGTCTTTCTGATCGACGATGGAGGCAAAATAACGAAGCAGACGGTACCAACACCTGTGCCTTACTTCATGTCTATAGAATCAAAAGGGAATTGTCCAGAAAGATTCAGAATTTCAGAGAATTGTTGATAAGTGTTGCAAATTGTGTTTATGAAGCTTAGCAATAGATGGCATTAATTTTGCAGTACAGTCGTGCGTATATGAATGAAAGAGTACACTATGAGTCCTATATTAGAGTGGAGAACATACAACTTctacaaaattactaaaaagaaaTTAATTCGATTTTTTGTCTGTTGCattggaaacaaaataacatacatGTACAATGCGCTAGATTGTGCGAAAATTCACAGTTTTACACAATGTCCATAGAATACTGTATTATATGGACATTGGTTGTACACTTGACACAATTGCTTTAGAGACCGTGTGGAGAACTGGTGATTTTCTTCTTGACATATTCTTCTTACTTAAGGCACGAGTGTGAATACTGAGGTTTGGATCACTCTTTTACACATATCTTTGACACACATGCCGGAAGCTCTCGCAGTTATGAATGGCGGTGCTGTGTTTGTCCCAGACACCATAACGTGGCGCATCATGGTGGTCGTGTTGCAGGTGTCGTCATGGGTGAAGGAGAacctgctgctggtgatgactATCCTGGGCGTGGTGTTGGGCGTGCTGGCCGGAGCCTTCGCCCGCACCCTCGAGTACTCTTCCCAAACCGTCATGCTCGTCTCCTTCCCCGGCgagataatgatgaggatgcTGAAGATGCTGATCCTTCCCCTGATCATCTCGTCCATCATCACAGGTCAGTGGGGGTCAGGGgcgagatgaagggaagggaggcgtGGGTGGTGTGGGAGTGGGTATCGGTGGGTATAGGTATGGAGGGTATGGGAGGGAAGTAAACAAATGTCGAGGGATGCAGTGAGGTAGGGGACGAGGGCGAAGCAGGGAGAAAAAGGGGATACGGATTGAATAATTGTGTAGCAATATATTCTGTGTCGATCTTCCttacagagatagagagataaatagatagagatagatagatagatagataaagagagagagagagagagagagagagagagagagagagagagagagagagagagagagagagagagagagagagagagagagagaagaagaagttaGGTCATGCAGATCTTTGTTTCTGTTGAGAATGATCCCTTTCGTTCGTGTGCTTCCATTGCATTCATGTACAGTAAGATGAAACTGTGTCTTGTGTTCATTGTTGCTTTGTTAATGGAAATGattatgtaatgtgtgtgtgtgtgtgtgtgtgtgtgtgtgtttaggtagaGTACTGtaatctctctcctttcacctcctcctcactatcctttcctcctcctcttgtgtaaCCTTTCTTCTGACAAGCCCGCCATCATACATCGACCCAACACTCCTCATTCTTCCTACTGACCTTTCTCAACGCTACCTCTTCAAAGgaactcctccctttccttccgtccGTCTGCATCAGTTCCACGGCCAAAAACCACAATACATCTTTTCACTCTTGCGgcttttcttccttacctcaCACAAACCTTTCGACTTTCCTCATGATTTGGTAATGAGCACTTCGCACCCATACAACCTTTCTACAACTATTTTAGCATGTACCCTTCTTGCTCGCTCCGCACTATAAGTATCTCACCTCCGTAGTACAGGTTTTCTAGTGACTCTTAGGATTCTTCAACCTTTCTATGATTATTTTAACATACATGCTTCTTCGCACCACACAAACCCTCCCAGTTCTCCTCATGATCTTGTTTCCGTACTACATACAGCTTTTCCTTGGTAAATATCTCCAACCAACAACTTCAAACCCGACGAACATGTTTTCCTCACACCTCCACGCCATTGTCTTGAATATACTACTCCCGGTAAAGGTGTGGCCCAGCTGGACGCCACAGCCTCAGGGCAGATGGGGTCCCGAGCTCTGGCTTACTATTTCGGCACCACCATCTGCGCTGCGGTGACCGGTATCATGTGTGTCGTGATCATCCACCCGGGCAGTCCCACTCTCCTCAAGCACTCGATGGGGGAGACACCGGACATCCTCAAAGATGGCAGCAAGGTTACCACCATGGACGCCTTCCTAGACATTGTGAGGTATACAGAcattgtgaaggaggagagttAAGGCTCTGACAGGTATGAGTAGAAGTTTTACTAATCCTACTcgaacttttcttcctttttcttctctctctctctctctctctctctctctctctctctctctctctctctctctctctctctctctctctctctctctctctctctctctcttctagtttccttcttcctcctccctacttCATCGATTTGCTTAATCCTACGCGcctcaccacctccttcctcctccttctcctcctcctcctcctcttcacagcCTCCATTGACACACATACATTTCACGTCTAATGGCACTCATTGTCCGGCGACACGTTAGTCTAGTAGTATCATTCATGCATAGCGTCATTCATGCCTCGTGCCGCTCATGTCTGTGCAGAGCCTTTCTTGTCTAGTGTACCTCCGTGACTTAGCGTTCATCATGCTATCGTGTTACTGTCGAAAGTGCAGTGTTGGTTTGTACTATTAAGTCCCAAGTCCTGTAAACTGATGTTTCTGTGTGTCGTTTACGTAATAATGTCAATTTTGATATGACTTTGTGCTCTATATAATGTTTCGTGCCTCTGGTTTGTATGTACTGTgtatatgtgcatgtgtgtgtggagtcTCGTGTCAGAATTcgtctctcgttctctcttgcAATGCGATTTGTCCGTGACATCAAGTTGACCAGCGCTCGCTAacatcacacaccacaacaTACCGCCACCGTCTCCTCTAACTAACattaccacacaccaccaccacctctccctcctcgccgCCAGGACTGTCTTGTCTGGACACCGGGTCGTCAGGCAAGATGGGATCCCGTGCCCTCTGCTACTACTTCTCCACGACTATCCTAGCCGCCTCTCTGGGCATCACCATGGTCACCTCTATTCACCCCGGGGACCCATCCATCCTGGTAGGCGAGTCCCAGCAGACACTGAAggagaagagtgaagaggagcCGCAGGTTCTTGACGCGCTCCTGGATATCGTTAGGTAGTTAAGGTGGTTTCGTTACCTTCTGATATGCCACTGTCGCTCCTGTCCGTCGCTTCCATGTGCTTGTCATCGTGTCGTCTCTTCGGTTCCTCCGTCGTTGTTCTTCCTGCCTTCAGCCTTGACGTGGGAGATGTTAACTGGTTGGTCGGCTGATTGAAAGTGCTGGAGAAAACGGAATAATTTTACTCCGCAGGACGAAAAGAAGTGATTGGATCAGTGATCTGAATCGAAGAGGAAAGATACTACTgtagctaagagagagagagagagagagagagagagagagagagagagagagatttttttacCTCAGTATACACTctaatggaaaaataataacagtactaACACACAGAACTCAGCTTACGGACGACTCCCATTACACCCACCGctcctattactactgctgctggtgacgatagtggtggtagcagcagtggtagcagaagtggtggtggtggtggtggagatgataTGACCACGTTGCCTCCCTTTCAGAAACATGTTCCCGGACAACCTGGTGATGGCAAgcttctcctccaccaagaCAGTCTACAAGGAGGTCAGTACGTCACGCCATCCACGCCCTCACCTCATCTCCTGacaggcccgtattctgaaacgctttgctctctcaccacgactattttcaaaggccacagagataattagctgggctctcaagagtgtttctcctgttgataatgtagaaattttgttaatctgtcactagaataataaaaacacccttaaagaccagTGCAGTATCGACTAGACGCCTTTGAAATGATCGAAGTGAGAGTTGTAAAGTTTCAGTGCCCACACTACCTTGGCTTAACTCTTATTTATTAACCTCcatgtttgttatttttgttcttacgCTTCGGCATTATTTGTTAGCTGAGAGACATGATGAGTATTGCTTTATTCATTATATCACCAttagtctcttttttttaattccattCCATGAGAAATGTATCCCAATATTTTTCACGTATCTTTGTCAACGGCCCGTCTTTTCCAGGTTACCCCAGCAAAACGTTATCTCTCTATCTAGTTATCTGCCTACCTTGCCTCTTATCGTCCACACCCGTATGCTGTGTTTATCATctcagtgtgttgtgtgtttgtctttagGAGATGACATACATACGATGATTTCAATTTGTCTTAAAAGAGAAGTATCAAGACATCTCTGAAACATTAATAGCCAACTTTTTTAAAAATCTcctatattcattttttatttatttatttattttttatatatatttgacgcttattgtttttttttccttttcatcttattttttttttcttattaaggCAGAGTTCTTaacacgtaaaacacacacacacacacacacacacacacaatagtagtagtagtagcagtagtagtagtactagtagtagtagtagtagtagttgtagtagtagcaaatacACAAGTAATACAAAAACTTACTATCTCATTTTTgtccaacttaaaaaaaaagagtaaaataaacaataacgaGTTCTAGAAAGGCAATCGGTGAGGCCAGGCTGAGCATAAGAACATacagaaaactataaaaactccATACAAAATCAAGAGGcaaaaaaatgaacacacacacacacacacacacacacacaccgtcccgTCATCATTACAAACACCCGATCTGTTGCTCTGCTTCAGGTTCACGTCGCTCCGAAGCTAAATGAGACCCTGGAGCTTCTGAACGAGACCATGCGATCTTTGCTCAACGACACCACGCTTAATGACACTTCGCCGCAGACCAAGTACGAGCGCTCCCTCACCAGTTCCGAGGGCACCAACGTCATGGGTGAGTCTGGTGATCCTGctgaagggaaaaggaatgtgtggtttgttgtggttgttgttgttgttgttttcttcttcttcttcttcttcttgttcttcttctctttttgttaatgttatttatttattaatttgttcattttattttttgcttatataattttgcctttttttaacTTCATATTATTTTGGTACtaatatttttgcttctttcttttcatctttgaTTCTTTAACCTATCCATAACTGAAAGGAGATTTACGTGTTTAAGATAGCATTGTAAGTACTGTCTTTCCacatagcgctctctctctctctctctctctctctctctctctctctctctctctctctctctctctctctctctctacattgtTTTCGATTATTTAGTAAAGCGATTCTGATCCTTCCTGTAGCTCGTCTATAAAGGTTTCCGATTCCTTAGCCAGTGTTCTAATCCTCTTTTTGGCTCCCACAGGAATGATCGTGTTCTGTGTGGCGTTTGGGTCACTCATCGGTCGAATGCCACAGGGAAAGTTGATGGTGGATTTCTTCATCATCCTGAACGACgtggtgatgaagatggtggAGCTTATCATGTggtgagcatgtgtgtgtgtgtgtgtgtgtgtgtgtgtgtgtgtgtgtgtagttttttgTCGTGTAGTTATTATAAATTGGACCAAAATGAGTTGAATTATATCATACCCTCTGGTCaattaactatctatctatctgactaTGTATATCTACCTTttaatctatctattcatctatcagtctatctatctatacataagtatgtgtgtgcgtgctgggaagggtactgtgtgtgtgtgtgtgtgcatacctGATTGTAACTACCTGGCTGTACTATGCAAAATATGAGGTACACGCATCTCTGGTAATTATAATTCACGTCTTCCTTCATTTTGATATTACTCTTCGCCACTCATCTCTTCTCGTTCTAGTCTAGTCCATTTGTATTTGTGCTTTTATGAGGAAAGgtatatatacgagtacgtAGTTCAGTAATCTCCCTTTTGTAAACTTTCTCTTGTATCCTTTCATGTATCCAGCCTCTCATTGTTTTTGCGTCCTTGTGGCCTGTAAATAATGCCTGGAAGCTCTTTAGACACACTCCCAATCCCTCCCTGAACACTCCCTTCAGGTATTGCCCTTTCAAAGATTCTCACACACTGTCTCCATTAATTTCCGAACACTCTCCTTTGGTACTCTCCCTTAAAAGATTCTCAGACACACACTCCCAATCACTCTCGAACACTGCCCTCAAATACTTTCCCTTAGAAGGGCCAGTGATCAGAAACGCTTTACTTTCATCACAACTATTtacaaagaccacagagatgaccagccgtgttctcaagtctttctcctccttttaataatatagaaatcttgctagtttgtcactagaaccataaaagaaATCATCTTAAAAACCCATGAAACTTTTACTAAAATCTTCTGAAAGTGGAGGTACGAatcagaaatgtttcagaatatggtacaAGATCTTCAGACACTCTCCGAACCAGTCACTCCCGAACGCTCCCCTCAGGTACTCTCCCTTCGGCATCATGAGTCTGGTGATTGGTCAAATCATGAGCATCGAGGACCTGCGAGAGACAGCCCAGATGCTCGGCCTGTACATGCTGACTGTGATCGCTGGCCTCTTCGTGCACGCCATGTTCACGCTGCCACTCATGTACTTCATGGTGACCCGCAAGAACCCTGCCACGTTCTTCAAGGGCATGGTGCAGGCCTGGATCACCGCGCTAGGGACAGGATCCAGGTGACGTGTTGCATGATACTGGtatcctgctcttcttcttcctcttcctccttctcctggggATGCGTTAGGAACATATTCAgtgcttaaccctttcactggtatttGACGCATCTTTCCTTAACTACTAACCAAActgagatatttttttcttgttctacagtcacctccaaacattattcaggctagaaactgcaaaatctactCTTGtgatccctttctttttttgtagacATTTATAAAGATTGTTCTTTAGCGTCGGGAATTTTTGCAGATCGCAGGGAAAGGGTGAAGTACACTTGCAGATAACTGAGTGATGACTTCTGATGAATGACAAGAAATAAGCCACTCTCTGTTGCATCCCGATATACTTTCTCTCGCATCCCTTGAGTGTGTGAGCACCTCAAGTCGGGAATCGTTGGGCTGGTGGATTGGATTGATGTGAGGGAGCTTTCTTCTGTACTATTCTGTCCCTTTTACTTGTAAATTATCATTAATGATGATGCTGTTGGCGTCAGCACTATTCATTTTCCATACCAGGACCCCATCAATACTTGACCTTCATCTGCATTAAGGACCAACAAACCGCACACTATACGCGAGCCACTTCACACATCTGCTCATACACCACCTCAGAGACAACGCTCGTAAATGTATTTTCTTCACATCATAGCTCAGTCCAAAGATCAATAAATTCTAACACTTCATTCTTGGTTCTTTGCTCTACTCtcagcttctttctcccttctggCCTTCACTcagcctcccctcactcccttctccaCCATTCTCTCACAGCTCCGCCACGCTGCCCATCACCTTCCGCTGCctggaggagaacaacaagatcGACAAGCGGGTGACGCGGTTCGTGTTGCCGGTGGGTGCCACCATAAACATGGACGGCACGGCGTTGTACGAGGCGGTTGGCTCCATCTTCATCGCCCAGATGTACGGCATCCACCTAGGGCCCGGGGAGCTGGTGACTGTCAGGTGGGTTCGCAGCGTGGTGAACTACTGCTGTTCAGTAAAATACTTTgatttgttcatgtttttcatAGGCTACTTAAGTTTCGAGATCATTCATTATTGTGGTTGTGCCTTTTttaattgattaatttattgttttgtttatttgctttacttttttt
It encodes the following:
- the LOC135106835 gene encoding excitatory amino acid transporter-like isoform X2, whose translation is MEGRACSTEVIRMTEPEPSVGGKVSSWVKENLLLVMTILGVVLGVLAGAFARTLEYSSQTVMLVSFPGEIMMRMLKMLILPLIISSIITGLSCLDTGSSGKMGSRALCYYFSTTILAASLGITMVTSIHPGDPSILVGESQQTLKEKSEEEPQVLDALLDIVRNMFPDNLVMASFSSTKTVYKEVHVAPKLNETLELLNETMRSLLNDTTLNDTSPQTKYERSLTSSEGTNVMGMIVFCVAFGSLIGRMPQGKLMVDFFIILNDVVMKMVELIMWYSPFGIMSLVIGQIMSIEDLRETAQMLGLYMLTVIAGLFVHAMFTLPLMYFMVTRKNPATFFKGMVQAWITALGTGSSSATLPITFRCLEENNKIDKRVTRFVLPVGATINMDGTALYEAVGSIFIAQMYGIHLGPGELVTVSLTSTLASIGAASIPSAGLVTMLLVLTAIGLPTEHVSLIFAVDWILDRVRTSINVLGDAFGAGIVMHLCREELERMGPAQPSIEMLDRVESGLLPPHTPVAVSPQPPVSPSQTSQKDLVAMTEKGNGQLCWGSNPDKGTNSETQI
- the LOC135106835 gene encoding excitatory amino acid transporter-like isoform X1: MEGRACSTEVIRMTEPEPSVGGKVSSWVKENLLLVMTILGVVLGVLAGAFARTLEYSSQTVMLVSFPGEIMMRMLKMLILPLIISSIITGVAQLDATASGQMGSRALAYYFGTTICAAVTGIMCVVIIHPGSPTLLKHSMGETPDILKDGSKVTTMDAFLDIVRNMFPDNLVMASFSSTKTVYKEVHVAPKLNETLELLNETMRSLLNDTTLNDTSPQTKYERSLTSSEGTNVMGMIVFCVAFGSLIGRMPQGKLMVDFFIILNDVVMKMVELIMWYSPFGIMSLVIGQIMSIEDLRETAQMLGLYMLTVIAGLFVHAMFTLPLMYFMVTRKNPATFFKGMVQAWITALGTGSSSATLPITFRCLEENNKIDKRVTRFVLPVGATINMDGTALYEAVGSIFIAQMYGIHLGPGELVTVSLTSTLASIGAASIPSAGLVTMLLVLTAIGLPTEHVSLIFAVDWILDRVRTSINVLGDAFGAGIVMHLCREELERMGPAQPSIEMLDRVESGLLPPHTPVAVSPQPPVSPSQTSQKDLVAMTEKGNGQLCWGSNPDKGTNSETQI